One stretch of Manis pentadactyla isolate mManPen7 chromosome 10, mManPen7.hap1, whole genome shotgun sequence DNA includes these proteins:
- the LOC130679286 gene encoding olfactory receptor 6C2-like, protein MRNGTVTTFILLGLTDDPDLQVLIFVFLFLTYTLNVAGNLTIITLTFVDSHLKTPMYFFLKNFSFLEISFTTAIIPRYLYNIATGDKIITYNACATQVFFIDLCGVTEFFLLVAMSYDRYVAICKPLHYVIIMSSRVCRILIICSWMAGLCVIIPPLSLGLNLKFCDSNMIDHFGCDAFPLVKISCSDTWSMEQTVIICAVLTLNMTLTCVVLSYASIIKTIFRFPSVQQRKKAFSTCSSHMIVVSITYGSCIFIYINPTAKEEVTINKVVSLLISSISPTLNPFIYTLRNNQVKKAFKDAMKRTAILSAKENKIF, encoded by the coding sequence ATGAGAAATGGTACAGTAACTACATTCATTCTGCTGGGACTGACAGATGACCCTGACCTGCAGGTTCTGATTTTCGTCTTTCTATTTCTCACCTACACACTGAATGTAGCTGGAAACCTGACGATCATCACACTCACTTTTgtggattctcaccttaaaacacccatgtactttttcttaaaaaatttctctttcttggaGATCTCATTCACAACTGCCATTATCCCCAGATACTTGTATAACATAGCAACAGGTGACAAGATCATTACCTATAATGCTTGTGCCACCCAAGTGTTTTTTATCGACCTCTGTGGAGTAACAGAATTTTTCCTGCTGGtggccatgtcctatgaccgctatgtggccatctgcaaacccctgcattatgTGATCATCATGAGCAGCAGAGTCTGCAGGATTCTCATCATATGTTCTTGGATGGCTGGTTTATGTGTAATAATCCCACCCCTTAGCCTGGGCTTAAATCTAAAATTTTGTGACTCCAACATGATTGATCACTTTGGCTGTGATGCATTTCCCTTAGTGAAaatctcatgctcagatacatggtcCATGGAACAGACAGTCATCATCTGTGCTGTGCTGACCCTAAATATGACTCTTACCTGTGTAGTTCTCTCATATGCTTCCATCATCAAGACAATTTTCAGATTCCCTTCTGTTCAACAAAGGAAAAAGGCCTTTTCAACCTGTTCCTCCCACATGATtgtggtttccatcacctatggctCCTGCATTTTCATCTACATAAATCCTACAGCAAAGGAAGAAGTGACCATCAACAAAGTGGTTTCACTGCTCATTTCTTCAATTTCACCTACATTGAACCCATTTATTTACACCTTAAGAAACAACCAAGTTAAGAAAGCCTTCAAGGATGCAATGAAAAGAACTGCCATACTCTCagctaaggaaaataaaatattttaa